One region of Oryza sativa Japonica Group chromosome 5, ASM3414082v1 genomic DNA includes:
- the LOC9268921 gene encoding BURP domain-containing protein 6 — translation MPGAIRDLINPVSSAASASKEDTVNNVFFLEKDLFPGSKMTLHFTRATAGAALLPRGRADSVPFASEKLPEILSQLSVPAGSPAADAMRSTLAECEAAPQAGEAKRCATSLESMVEFAASSLGTRDVHAVSTEVDRAGPTPRQAYRVEAVRPVPVSGGDMVACHGMAYAYAVFGCHTTTAAAYTVTLAGADGTKAEALAACHTDAAPRVAEAYKRLGVAPGSVPVCHFLPQDDMLWVRN, via the coding sequence ATGCCCGGCGCCATTCGCGACCTCATCAACCCAGTGAGCTCAGCGGCCTCAGCTTCGAAGGAGGACACGGTGAACAACGTGTTCTTCCTCGAGAAGGACCTCTTCCCGGGCTCCAAGATGACGCTCCACTtcacccgcgccaccgccggcgccgcgctgtTGCCCCGCGGCCGCGCCGACTCCGTCCCGTTCGCCTCCGAAAAGCTCCCGGAGATCCTCTCCCAGCTCTCCGTCCCCGCCGGCTccccggccgccgacgccatgaGGTCCACCCTCGCCGAGTGCGAGGCCGCGCCGCAGGCCGGTGAGGCCAAGCGCTGCGCGACGTCGCTCGAGTCCATGGTGGAGTTCGCCGCGTCCAGCCTCGGCACCCGCGACGTGCACGCCGTGTCCACGGAGGTCGACAGGGCAGGGCCGACGCCGAGGCAGGCGTACAGGGTGGAGGCCGTGAGGCCCGTGCCGGTGTCCGGCGGCGACATGGTGGCGTGCCACGGCATGGCCTACGCGTACGCCGTGTTCGGGTGCCAcacgaccacggcggcggcgtacacGGTGACGCTGGCCGGCGCCGACGGGACCAAGGCGGAGGCGCTCGCGGCGTGCCACACCGACGCGGCGCCCAGGGTGGCGGAGGCGTACAAGAGGCTCGGCGTGGCGCCCGGGAGCGTGCCGGTGTGCCACTTCCTGCCACAGGACGACATGCTCTGGGTGCGCAACTGA
- the LOC4338111 gene encoding protein trichome birefringence-like 26 encodes MASTSRRWWWWPWATPPPFSSSASRHHKGEGWGLGGPALVKAVGWLLLAGLLFRVLCSFPSSTSSPEISEGKCNLFDGEWIPNPSGPAYTNKTCRFIDGHQNCMLNGRPDMSYLHWRWKPYECELPQFDEVRFLSAMRNKSWGLIGDSILRNQVQSLLCLLSKAEEPIEVYHDKEYRNRRWHFQSYNFTVSLVWSPFLTKSEVFENENGQSTSEIQLHLDILDPIWTSQYETFDYVVIAGGQWFLKVAVYWENDRVIGCHYCQDKKLRELGFEHLYRRTLQQIFRFIASSNHKPAVLFRTWAPDHFENAEWFNGGTCSRVLPYKKGEYSGKDMDRIMRPIELEEFRNAMAALGGSRNSANLKLLDTYSISSMRPDGHVGPYRYPFLKGDKDAKSVQNDCLHWCVPGPIDAWNDLVMKMVLG; translated from the exons ATGGCCTCCACctcgaggcggtggtggtggtggccgtgggcgacgccgccgcccttctcctcctccgcctcgcggCACCACAAGGGGGAGGGGTGGGGGCTGGGCGGGCCCGCGCTGGTGAAGGCCGTCGGGtggctcctcctcgccggcctcctcttccGTGTGCTCtgctccttcccctcctccacctcttcgCCGGAGATCAGCGAAG GGAAATGTAACCTTTTTGATGGTGAATGGATACCAAATCCCTCTGGCCCAGCCTATACCAACAAAACTTGTCGATTTATTGATGGTCACCAGAACTGTATGTTGAATGGTAGACCTGACATGTCATATTTACACTGGAGGTGGAAACCATATGAGTGTGAACTGCCACAATTTGATGAAGTGAGATTTCTAAGTGCTATGAGGAACAAATCCTGGGGTCTGATTGGTGACTCCATTCTTCGTAATCAAGTTCAGTCACTGCTTTGCCTTTTGTCTAAG GCTGAAGAACCTATTGAAGTGTACCATGACAAGGAATACAGAAACAGGAGATGGCACTTCCAATCATACAACTTCACCGTGTCACTCGTCTGGAGTCCCTTCCTCACCAAATCTGAGGTATTTGAAAATGAGAATGGGCAATCCACCTCTGAAATCCAGCTTCACCTTGACATACTTGACCCAATCTGGACAAGTCAGTATGAGACCTTCGACTATGTTGTTATTGCCGGTGGACAATGGTTTCTCAAGGTCGCGGTCTACTGGGAGAATGATAGGGTGATAGGCTGCCATTACTGTCAGGACAAGAAGTTACGTGAACTTGGATTTGAACACCTCTATCGCAGGACTCTGCAACAAATCTTCAGATTCATTGCATCTTCAAACCACAAACCAGCTGTTCTCTTCAGGACTTGGGCACCCGATCACTTCGAGAACGCGGAATGGTTCAACGGGGGAACTTGTAGCCGGGTTTTGCCTTACAAGAAGGGAGAGTACAGCGGAAAAGACATGGATCGTATCATGAGACCAATTGAACTTGAGGAGTTCAGGAATGCCATGGCGGCACTAGGTGGTTCGCGGAACTCTGCGAATCTGAAGCTCTTGGATACCTACAGCATTTCGTCCATGAGACCTGATGGCCATGTTGGGCCTTACAGGTATCCATTCCTGAAAGGTGACAAGGATGCCAAATCAGTTCAGAATGATTGCCTGCATTGGTGTGTACCAGGCCCTATCGACGCTTGGAATGATCTCGTTATGAAGATGGTATTGGGCTGA
- the LOC9271160 gene encoding hydroquinone glucosyltransferase, which produces MGGGRGGAPATASARARRPHQPRVLLLCSPCLGHLIPFAELARRLVADHGLAATLLFASARSPPSEQYLAVAASVLAEGVDLVALPAPAPADALPGDASVRERAAHAVARSVPRVRDVARSLAATAPLAALVVDMIGAPARAVAEELGVPFYMFFTSPWMLLSLFLHLPSLDADAARAGGEHRDATEPIRLPGCVPIHAHDLPSSMLADRSSATYAGLLAMARDAARADGVLVNTFRELEPAIGDGADGVKLPPVHAVGPLIWTRPVAMERDHECLSWLNQQPRGSVVYVSFGSGGTLTWQQTAELALGLELSQHRFIWAIKRPDQDTSSGAFFGTANSRGEEEGMDFLPEGFIERTRGVGLLVPSWAPQTSILGHASIGCFLTHCGWNSTLESVSNGVPMIAWPLYAEQKMNAAMMEVQAKVAIRINVGNERFIMNEEIANTIKRVMKGEEAEMLKMRIGELNDKAVYALSRGCSILAQVTHVWKSTVG; this is translated from the coding sequence ATGGGAGGTGGCCGTGGtggagctccggcgacggcgagcgcgcgtGCGCGGCGGCCTCATCAGCCTCGCGTGCTGCTGCTGTGCAGCCCGTGCTTGGGCCACCTCATCCCGTTCGCCGAGCTcgcgcgccgcctcgtcgccgaccACGGCCTCGCCGCCACGCTGCTCTTCGCCTCCGCGAGGTCTCCCCCCTCGGAGCAGTACCTCGCCGTGGCGGCGTCCGTCCTGGCCGAGGGCGTCGACCTCGTCGCGCTGCCAGCGCCGGCGCCCGCGGACGCGCTCCCGGGTGACGCCTCGGTGCGCGAGCGCGCCGCGCATGCGGTCGCCCGCAGCGTCCCGCGCGTCCGCGACGTCGCCCGGTCGCTCGCCGCGACGGCGCCCCTCGCCGCGCTCGTGGTGGACATGATCGGCGCCccggcgcgcgccgtcgccgaggagcTCGGGGTGCCGTTCTACATGTTCTTCACCTCGCCGTGGATGCTGCTGTCGCTCTTCCTGCACCTCCCGTcgctcgacgccgacgcggcgcgcgccggcggcgagcaccgcGACGCGACGGAGCCGATCCGCCTGCCCGGCTGCGTGCCGATCCACGCGCACGATCTGCCCAGCTCGATGCTCGCCGACCGGAGCAGCGCAACGTACGCCGGGCTCCTGGCCATGGCCAGGGACGCCGCGAGGGCCGATGGCGTCCTCGTGAACACGTTCCGCGAGCTCGAGCCGGccatcggcgacggcgcggacgGCGTCAAGCTGCCGCCGGTTCACGCGGTCGGACCGCTGATCTGGACCAGACCGGTCGCCATGGAACGGGACCATGAGTGCCTGAGCTGGCTGAACCAGCAGCCACGTGGATCCGTGGTCTACGTGTCGTTTGGGAGCGGTGGCACGCTTACGTGGCAGCAGACAGCTGAGCTGGCGCTCGGATTGGAGCTTAGTCAGCACAGGTTCATTTGGGCTATCAAGAGGCCCGACCAAGATACATCGAGTGGAGCATTCTTTGGAACAGCTAATAGTAGAGGTGAAGAAGAAGGAATGGATTTTTTGCCCGAGGGATTCATTGAGAGGACTAGAGGGGTGGGGCTTCTGGTGCCGTCGTGGGCCCCGCAGACATCGATACTCGGGCATGCATCAATTGGGTGTTTCTTGACGCACTGCGGATGGAACTCTACGCTAGAGAGTGTTTCCAATGGAGTCCCGATGATCGCATGGCCACTCTATGCGGAGCAAAAGATGAATGCAGCAATGATGGAGGTTCAAGCAAAGGTAGCCATCCGGATTAATGTCGGAAATGAAAGGTTTATAATGAATGAAGAGATTGCAAATACGATAAAACGAGTGATGAAAGGGGAGGAGGCAGAAATGTTGAAGATGCGGATTGGTGAACTCAATGATAAAGCAGTGTATGCATTGAGCAGAGGTTGTTCAATCCTCGCACAAGTCACACATGTGTGGAAATCTACGGTTGGTTAA